From the Variovorax paradoxus genome, the window GAGCGGTCGAGCTGCACCTGACCTACGACGAGGAAACCGGCGGCGTCACCGGCCCCGGCTGGATCCTGTCGAAGGGCCTGAGCCGGCCCGACTTCGTGCTGTCCGCGGCCTTCTCGCACCACGTCGTGGTGGCGCACAACGGCTGCCTGCACCTGGAGGTGGTCGTGCGCGGCACCTCGGCGCATGCCGCCCGGCCCGACACCGGCCACGACGCCATCGAGGCCGCGGCCACCCTGCTGCCCGCGCTGTACCGCTACCGCGACAGCCTGGCCGACCGCCCGTCGCTCACGCCCGGCATCACCCACCCCACGATGGTGGTGGGGCTGATCGGCGGCGGCATCAACACCAACGTGGTGGCCGACGCACTGAGCCTGCGCATCGACCGGCGCATCGTGCCCGAGGAATCGCCCGAGGCGGTCGAGGCCGAGTTGCGCGAGGTGATCGAGGCGGCCTGCCGCCCGCTGCCCGGCATCTCGGTGGAAATCCGCCGGATCCTGCTGGCCCGCCCCTTCGCGCCGGCGCCCGGTGCCGACGAACTGGCCGCGCTGGTGTGCCGCGAGGCCAGCGAGGTCATGGGCAAGCCGGTCACGCCGATCGGCGTGCCGCTCTATACCGACGCACGCCTGTACAGCGAAGCCGGCATTCCCACCGTGATGTACGGCGCCGGTCCCGAATCGCTGCTCGAGGCCAACGGCCACCGCGCCGACGAGCGCGTGCCGCTGGACGAGCTGCGCAAGGCCACGCAGGTGGTCGCCAACACCCTTCACGAACTCCTGACACGCTGAACGCCAGCAGAGCGACCCATGATCAAAATCAGCCATGTGAACAAGAGCTACGGTGCCTTCCAGGTGCTGACCGACTGCAGCACCGAGATCCGCAAGGGCGAGGTCGTGGTGGTCTGCGGCCCCTCGGGCTCGGGCAAGTCCACGCTCATCAAGTGCGTCAACGCGCTGGAGCCGTTCCAGCAGGGCCGCATCACCGTCGACGGCGTGTCCGTGGGCGACCCGAAGACCGACCTGAACAGGCTGCGCGCGCGCGTCGGCATGGTGTTCCAGCACTTCGAGCTGTTTCCGCACCTGTCGATCGAGGAGAACCTGTCGATCGCGCAGGTCAAGGTGCTCAAGCGCCCGGCTTCCGAAGCCCGCAGCACCGCGATGGCGCTGCTGCAGCGCGTGGGCATGCGCGCGCATGCCCACAAGTTCCCCAGCCAGCTGTCGGGCGGCCAGCAGCAGCGCGTGGCCATCGCGCGTGCGCTCGCCATGAACCCGGTGGCGATGCTGTTCGACGAGCCGACCTCGGCGCTCGACCCCGAGATGGTCAACGAAGTGCTCGACGTGATGGTCGAGCTCGCGCGCGAAGGCATGACCATGATGTGCGTCACCCACGAGATGGGATTCGCGCGCAAGGTGGCCAACCGGGTGATCTTCATGGACCAGGGCCGCATCGTCGAGGACTGCCCGAAGGAAGAATTCTTCGGCAATCCGCAGGGGCGCTCGGACCGCGCGCAGCAGTTCCTGTCGAAGATCCTGCAGCACTGAAGGCGCTGCCGCGGCCGGGTTCGGGGCGGCCTTCTAAAATCGGGGCATTCCCCCTGCAGATTGCCCACCTTGTCTTTTCTCGCCGAAACCCGCCGCCGTCGCACCTTCGCGATCATTTCCCACCCCGACGCCGGCAAGACCACGCTGACCGAGAAGCTGCTGCTTTTCTCCGGCGCGATCCAGATCGCCGGCTCGGTGAAGGCACGCAAGGCCTCGCGGCATGCCACCTCCGACTGGATGGAAATCGAGAAGCAGCGCGGCATCTCGGTGGCGTCGTCGGTCATGCAGATGCTGTACCGCGACCACGTGATCAACCTGCTCGACACGCCCGGCCACAAGGACTTCTCCGAAGACACCTACCGTGTGCTCACCGCCGTCGACTCGGCCCTCATGGTGATCGACGCGGCCAACGGCGTGGAAGCCCAGACGCGCCGCCTCATCGAGGTCTGCCGACAGCGCGACACGCCCATCATCACCTTCGTCAACAAGATGGACCGCGAAGTGCGCGAGCCTCTCGACATCCTCGACGAAGTGGAGCGCGAGCTCGGCATGCCCTGCGTGCCCATGACCTGGCCCGTGGGCCAGGGCAAGACCTTCCGGGGCATCATGAACCTGCGCACGCAGGCCATGACGGTGTTCGAGTCGGGCAGCGAGCGGCTGCCGCAGGACTTCGAGACCATTCCGCTTTCCGAGCGCGAGACCCTGGTCAAGCGCTTCGGCGCCGACTTCGAGACCGCGATGGAAAGCATGGAACTCGCCACCGGCGCCTCGCCCACCTGGGACCGAGAAGCCTTCCTGGCCGGCAAGCAGACGCCCGTGTTCTTCGGCTCCGGCGTGAACAACTTCGGCGTGATGGAAGTGCTCGACGCGCTGGTCGACCTGGCGCCCTCGCCGCAGTCGCGCACCAGCACCACCATGGTCAACCGCCAGCCGGTGGTGAAGGAGATCCAGCCCGAGGACAAGGACTTCGCGGGCGTGGTCTTCAAGGTGCAGGCCAACATGGACGCCAACCACCGCGACCGCATCGCGTTCGTGCGCATGGCCTCGGGCAAGTACACGCCGGGCATGAAGCTCAAGGTGCAGCGCACCGCGAAGGAGCTGCGCCCGACCAGCGTCGTGACCTTCATGAGCCAGCGCCGCGAGGCGGTCGAGGAAGCCTACGCGGGCGACATCGTCGGCTTCACCACGCACGGCGGCGTGCAGCTCGGCGACACCATCACCGACGGCGCGAGCCTGCAGTTCACCGGCCTGCCCTTCTTCGCGCCCGAACTCTTCATGACTGTCATCCTGAAGAACCCGCTGCGCACCAAGCAGCTGCAGCAGGGCCTCGCCCAACTCGGCGAGGAGGGCGCGATCCAGGTGTTCCGCCCCGAAGTCGGTGGGCCGATGCTGCTGGGCGCGGTCGGCCAGTTGCAGTTCGAAGTGGTGCAGCACCGCCTGAAGGCCGAGTACGACGCCGACGTGCGCCTCGAAGGCTGCCAGTACACCGGCGCGCGCTGGATCACCGCCGACACCCCGGCCGAGCTGCGCGAGTTCGTCAATGCCTACCCGGTGCGCATGGCCAAGGACGCGGCCGACACGCTGGCCTTCCTGTGCACGTCGCCGTACGACGTGCGGCTGGCGCAGGAGCGTTTTCCGAAGATCCACTTCCATCCGCTGCGCGAGCACGCGGGGCTGGCGCTGCAGAGCGCGGGCTGAGCACTGATGGAAACCTACATCCAGGTCGCCGGCCAGGGCGACCTGATCGAAACAGTGGTCGAGCAGCGAGCCACGCTGACGATCACCGTCAAGGCATCGAAGACCGAAGTGGCGCTGGTGGAAGCGACCAGCCTGCGCAACGACGCGATCCGCACGCTGAGGGAGTCCGGGCTCACGCACGACGAGATCTCCGAAGGCGGGCGCGATGCCTGGCAGCCCTGGTACATGAAACGGAGCGTCGGCCAGGAAGTCGCGCACCGCGTGCTGATCGCATGCCGGGACGTGCGGCGCCTCTATCGGGCGCTCGATGCGCTGGAACCGCTGTTCACGAACGCGCGCTACACGATGAGCGTCGAGATGCAGCAGCCGCGCTTCGAGGCGCCGGAAGGCGCCGAGGCCGCGGCACGCACCGCGGCCATCCGACAGGCACGCGGCAAGGCCCTGGTCCTGGCGGAAGAAGCCGGCGTCACGCTGGGCGCGATTGCGCAGGTCGAGGAGCTGGGCTCGCAGGCGCAAGGCTCAGGCGCCTATGGCGACCATTCATGGGCAGCGGCCGGTGGCGCCGCCGCATCGATGGGCGGCGACGACAACTTCGAGGAACTGGGCGGCGCCAGGCGCACGCGCACGTTGCGTTACCGCGTGCGGTTCCTGATCGGCTGAGCGCCTGGCTCAGCTTCCCGTGGACGCATAGCGGCGCAACCCGAAGCGCCAGGCCCCGAACGCCGCCGCGAGGAACACGAAGCCCGCGAGCGGCGACACCCAGCCGGTCCACGCCGGCGCGCCCAGCGGATCGGGCTTCCCCAGGATCGCCAGCACCGGGTAATACGCCACGCAGGCCAGCGGCACGATGAAGGTCAGCACCCGGCGAAACCACCGCGCATACAACGCCAGCGGGTACTGCGCCGCCTGCACGCCGCCGTAGGTCAGCACGTTGGCGATCTCCAGGCTTTCCACCGTCCAGAACGACAGCGTGCCCTGCAGCACGAGGATGCCGAGGAACAGCGCCACGCCGCCCGCCAACGCGAACAGCGCGATGACCATGGCTTCGGGCGTCCACGCCACGCCGGCATGCACCGTGCCGAACACCAGCACCGCCACGCCCTGCAGCAGCCGGCCTGCGCGGCTGATGCGGAAGTCGTTGCCCATGAGCTGCAGCGCCAGCGGACGCGGGCGCAGCAACAAGCGGTCGAAGGCGCCGGTGCGAAGGAACTCGGTGCCGAGCACGTCGAAGCCGCGTCCCATCGCATCGGCAATGGCGAACATGCAGTTCACCAGGCCGTAGAACACGGCCACCTCGCCGAGCGTCCAGCCCTGCACCTCGCCGAAACGGTGGAACAGCGCCCACACGGCGACCACCTCGATGCCGGTCCCCAGGAACTGCCCCAGCGTCAGCATCAGCGCCGACGCGGGATAACGTGCCTGCGCGCCGAGGGAGGCGCGCACGAGCCTGAAGAAAAGAGGAAGGGTGCCCATTCAGTGCTTTCGCTGCGCCTTGCGCGCCTGCACGAGAACCAGACACCAGCCACGGGCGACATGCCTTCGCGAATGACTGCCGATGGCGAGAACGCAGCCCTGCCAGGAGCGCACTGCGCACACACCATGACGACGAACGCGACGCTTCAACCTAGCCTCCCTGGACCTGAAGGCTGCGCATGGTCCGCTGCATGGCGAAGCGACCCGCGGTGACGCACACGACGATCCAGACGCACTGCAGCGCCAGGCCGCCCAGCGCGTTCCAGCCGGCGAGCTGCCCGAAATACAACCGCGCCGGAATGTCCATCAGCCCGGCCAGCGGCTGCACCAGCAGCGCGCCCTGCCAGGCATCCGGCAGCAGCGCAAGCGGCAGCACGTTGCCCGAGAAAACGATGACCACGGGCGTCGCCACCGCGTTGATGCCGCGCTCGTTGAGTGCAGCCGTCATCGCCACATTGAGCAGCATCACCATGGCCGTCGAGAGCAGCAGCGCGAGCACGACGGACACCAGGAACGCGACCCCCGCGGCCACGCCCGTGGGCGGCTGCCAGGCCCATGCACCCAGCCCCGCCAGCGGCAGGGCGACGGCTGCAAACGCCGCCATCAGCGCCACGCGCGGCAGCAGGCGCGCGGCGATCCATCCGGCGCTGCGCGCGAACCACAGCGCATAGGCGTCCACCGGCCGCAGCCGGTCGTAGGCGACCGCGCCGGTGCGCACCGCCTGCGCCACTTCGGGATCGCCCAGCCACGGCAGCAGCACGAGCAGCCCCTGCGCGAGCCAGGTGTAGGTGATGGCCTGTTCGAGCGACATCGGCGAACTCGCGCCCGCGATGGCCGTCCCGCCATAGAAGGCCGCGAACACCATCACCTTGATGCCGCCCCACCAGCACTGCGTGGCGAAGCCCGCGAGCGCGGCGGTGCGGTACTGCAGCATCTGCAGGAAGCGCGACGCGAAGGCCGCGACATAGGGGCGCGCAAGCTCGCGCACGGCGCTCACGCTTCGGCCGCCCCGTGCATGGCGTAGAAACGCGCGATGACCGCCTCGATCGCCAGGCCTTCGAGGCGGATGTCTTCCACCGCATGCGCGCCCGCGATGCGCGCAATCAGCGCGGGGGCCGTGGTCACCGACGGGTCGAAGTCGAGCACCAGCGTCTGGCCGTCGCGCGAGTGCACCTTGGCGCCGTCGACCTGCGCGGGCAGTTCGGCGTCCTGCGCGAAGTCGACCACGAGGCGCCGCTCGGCCATCACCTGCGCGCGCAGCGCCTCGACAGGACTGTCGGCCAGCACGCGGCCGTGGCCGATGATGATCACGCGCCGAGCCAGCGCTTCGATGTCGTGCATGTCGTGCGTGGTCAGCAGCACGGTCGTGCCGCGCTCGCGGTTGGCGCGGCGCACGAAGTCGCGCACGGCCAGCTTCGAAGGCGCATCGAGGCCGATGGTCGGCTCGTCGAGGAACAGGATGTCGGGCTCGTGCAGCAGCGCGGCGGCGATCTCCGCGCGCATGCGCTGGCCCAGCGACAGCTGGCGCACCGGCTGGTCGAGCACGCGCTCGAGGTTCAGCAGCGCGACCAGTTCATCGCGCGTGCGCCGGTAGCGCGCGGCGTCGACGCGGTAGATGTCCCGCAGCAGGTCGAAGCCGTCGCCCACCGGCAGGTCCCACCACAACTGCGTGCGCTGGCCGAAGACCACGCCGATGCGCGCCACGTGGCGCTCGCGGTCGACGAAAGGGTCGCGCCCGTCGACCGTCACGCGCCCGCCGTCGGGCCGCAGGATGCCCGCGAGGATCTTGATGGTGGTCGACTTGCCCGCGCCGTTCGGCCCGATGAAGCCGAGCAGCTCGCCGCGCTCGAGCGAGAAGCTCACGCCCGACAGCGCCTCCACCGTGCGGTGCCGGCGCTGCACGAGCCCGCGCAGCGCGCCCATCACGCCGGGGTCGCGCTCGGAGATGCGGTAGGTCTTGAGGAGTCGGTCGACGGCGATGTGAGGCATGAGGTGCGCCGCAGCGGCCTCGATGGCGCGGCGGGGGCGGGATGCTACACGAAAGCGCCGGTAGGATCGCCGCTCCCGTCACGATTCCTCTCATGCCTTCGATGTCCGCCCTGCCCGCCCCCCTCACCATCTGTTGCCGCTGAGCCGGTGGGACGCAGCCGCGCGCGCAGCGCTCGTCGGCGTGTTCACCGACATCGACGACACGCTGACGCACGAAGGCGCGATCACGCCCGATGCGTTGCTGGCGCTCGGCGCACTCAAGGCCGCGGGCCTCGCGGTGGTGGCGATCACCGGACGGCCCGTGGGATGGAGCATGCCTTTTGCGGGCACATGGCCGGTCGACGCGATCGTGGCGGAAAACGGCGCGGTGGCGCTGTTGCCCGCAGCCAACAAGAAAATCGAAAAAAAATACCGGCAGGACGCCGCCACGCGCGCAGCGAACTTCGTGCGCATGCAATCCGTGCTCGCGCGCATCGAGCGCGAGATTCCTGGCGCGGCGCGCGCGACCGACTCGCCGGGCCGCGAGACCGACATCGCGATCGATCACAGCGAGTTCGTTCGGCTGGACGACGCCACCGTCGCGCGGGTGGTGGCGCTGATGCGCGGCGAGGGCATGCACGCCACGGTGAGCAGCATCCACATCAACGGCTGGTACGGCGACAACGACAAGCTCGAGGGCGCGCGCTGGATCACGCGCGAGCTGTGGGGCCGCACGCTCGACGACGAGATGGACCGCTGGGCCTACGTGGGCGACTCGACCAACGACCAGCTGATGTTCCGCAGCTTCGCGCACAGCATCGGCGTGGCGAACGTGGCGCGCTTCGTGCCGCAGCTGGAGCATCTGCCGCGCTATGTGACGCAGGCCGAGCGCGGCACCGGGTTTGCCGAGGCGGCGCGCGCGGTGCTGTCGGCACGCGAAGCACGCTGAGCGACGCGCTCGTCAGCGGCAGGAACTCCGGGCGAAAAAAAGCCCGCGCGAGGCGGGCCGGAAAAGGACCGTTGAAGGACCTTGGAGAAACAGGATGAAGCCGTGCGGCTTCAGAACGCGTGGCGGATGCCGAATTCGTAGCCGGTCGAGGTCTTCGGCTGCAGCGAGGCGCCGTTGAACGCAGTGGTGTACGAGGGGCCGGCACCGACCGTGAGGCCTGCGCCGTTCTTGTTGCTCACGCGCGCGATCGTCGCGTAGAGCGCGGTGCGCTTCGACAGGTTGTGCACGTAGCCGATCGCGAACTTGTCGGCCTTCGGGTCGGCGGGGTTGACGCCGAAGAAGACGGGAGCGCGGTTGAAGTCGTACTTCACGCGCGAGTACGAGGCGCGGATCTGGCCGGGGCCGATCGGCACGGTCACGCCGATCAGGTAGCCGGTGAGGTCCACGTCGGGCACCACGGTGAAGAGGTTCAGCGGATCGCGCTGGTCCTTCGAGCGCGAGTACTCGCCGTACAGCTTGGCCACGCCGAAGTCGTAGGTCGCGCCCAGGTTGAAGGTCTTGATCTTGCCGGGGCGCGCCACGGCGGCGGCGCCGGTGCCGGTGGTGAAGCTGGTGTCGTTCTGCGCGTAGCTGGCCGCCACGTCGAGCGGGCCGGCCGCGTAGCCGAAGCGTCCGCCGATATGGCGGCCGGTGTTCGGGGTGCCGGCGGTGATGAAGTCGCCCGAGGTGCGGGTGTTCTCGTGCAGCGCGTAGGCCACGTTGCCGTAGAAGCCGCCAAGGTTGCGCGGCAGGTAGTACTGCACCATGTTGCCGGCGCGCTTGTACGTGCTGTTGCTGCCGTAGCCGGTGCCCGACACGCTGGTTTCGTTGGCGTCGATGATCAGCGAGCCGCCGATGCCGGTGTCGCCGAACGGGTCGAACTGTTCTTCGTTCAGCACCGTGGTGGTCTTGTCGCGGCCCAGGCGGATCTCGCCGAAGCTGCCTGCCAGGCTCACCGTCGAGCGGCGGGTGAAGTTGGCGACGCCGGTGGCGCCGTCGTCGTTGGTGATCGGGGCTTCGAGCCAGAAGCTGGCCGACAGGCCGCCGCCCAGGTCTTCCACGCCGCGGAAGCCGAGGCGGCTGGAACTCAGGCCCGAGTTGGCCAGTTCGGTGCGGCTGGTCTTCACGCTGTAGCCGAGGCCGAACGGGTTCGTCGACACGCTCTTGTTCGAGACGTTGCGCACCGCAGCGTCGACCACCCCGAACAGGGTCACGGTCGATTGGGCCGATGCGGCACCGCAAGCTGCGAGGGCGGCCAGAACAAGCAGGGATTTTTTCATTCGTATCACTCCAGGAAAGGGAATTGCCACGCCGGCCTGCGGCGCGACTGTCAAAGCCCGGGCCGTGTTGCCGCGGGATGCAGCCAAGTGTTCTTTCCGGTGAAGACGTACGAATTACATAGGGTTAATACCTAAACCATCGAAGGGACTTAAATTTGACCAGTTGGTATTTTTATGGCAATCCGCTTCAAGCATGTTTTGCTGACTGCTCGCTGACGGACTAAGCGTTCATCTTGCCGCCGCGCAACACCCCCACTTGGCTCCAGGTGCCGAAGGCGGCGATCGCCAGCAGCACCGCGGCATAGCCCTGCACCGTGGCGAGCAGGCCCAGGGGCGCCACCAGGAAGCCCGCCAGCATCGCGGGCAGGCTGAACGCGAGATAGCTCACCACGAAGATCGCGGCGAACAGCTCGCCGCGTTCGTGCGGCTGCGCCAGCGGCGCCAGCGTCTGCACCAGCGCGGAGAACGCGCCGCCGAAGCCCACGCCCGCCACCGCGGTGCCGACGAAGAACAGTGCAAGCGACCGTGTGGCCAGCGACGCGAGCAGCAGCACCAGTCCGGCCGCGATGCTCGCCATGCCGACGATGGCCGGCCGCGGCGCGGCAAGGCGCCCCAGCAGCGTCGGCGCGATGGCGCCCATGCCCGACAGCACGGTGACCGTGAGTCCGTTGACCACGCCGTTGTCGACGCTGAACACATGCAGCATCAGCGACGGCGCGAGCGAGAGAAACAGCCCGCCCAGCGCCCACACCACGATGAGCACCGGCAGCCCGCGCACGAACTCGCCTCGCGCCTTCGCAGGGATCGACACGCGCGGCACCAGCGAGGCGAGCGCTCCGGGGCGCGGCGTCACGGTTTCGGGCATCCAGAGCACCACCGCCGCGCCGAGCGCGAAGACCACCCCCAGCACGCCGAACACCAGCACCACCGGTTGCACCGACCACTTCACCGCCATGCCGGTGAGCAGCGCACCCACAGCCAGGCCGGCCAGCGGCGACACGCTCGTGATCAGCGCGCCCAGCCGCTTGCGCGCGGCCGGCGCGGCCTCGACCACCGCCGCGCTCAGGGCGCCGCTGGCAATGCCCGTGGCCACGCCCTGCACCACGCGCGCGACGATCAGCCCGCCGATGCCTTGTGCCAGCAGGAACAGGCCCATCGCCGCCGCCTGCAGCACCAGCGCCGCCAGCACCACCGGCCGACGGCCGATGTGGTCGGACAGCGAACCGGCCACCAGCAGCGAGACCAGCAGTGCGATCGCGTAGATGGCAAAAGCCACGGTCAGCATCGACGACGAGAAATGCCACGCGTGCTGGAACACCACGAACAGCGGTGTCGGCGCGCTGGCCGCGAAGAAGAATGCGAACAGCACCGCCGCCAGCAGCGCAAAGGCGGCGCCCTCCGGCAACCGACGTGGCTTGGCGCGCGCGGCAACAGCGGCGGCGGCGAGGTCTGGGCAGGTGGACGGCATGTCGACTCCTTAATGCAACTTTCTTTGCGTTTGCGATTCTAGGCCTGCAAAGGCACTAAAGCAAACATCCTTGCGTTAAAGTGAAAGACATGAACGACGTCACCCAGTCCCCCTCTCCTCACAAACGCCCCGGTGGCCGAAGCGCACAGGTGCAGGCGCTGGTGCGCACGGCCCTCGAGGAACTGGTGGCCGAGCAGGGCCGCGACCGGGTCACGGTACCGGCCGTGGCCGAGCGCGCCGGCGTCAGCGCCTCCAGCATCTACCGGCGCTGGGGCGACCTGCAGGGCCTGCTGGCCGAAACGGCCACCCACCGGCTCGACCCGGATCGGCCGCTGCCCGACACCGGCGACCTGCGCGCCGACCTGGAAGCCTGGGCGCGCGAACTCATCGAGCACCTGGCCAAGCCGTGCAACACCTCGCTGCTGAAAGCCGCGGCCGCGCTGGCCAACGGCACGGAGGACACCGACTGCCTGCGCAACCGCCGGCGCGAGGCGCTGATGCTGGTGGAGCAGGCGCGCGGCCGTGGCGAGCGAGCGCCACAGCCGCAGCAGGTGATCGATCACCTGATCGCGCCGATCGTGTTTCGCCTCGTGTTCGGCGGCGACCCCGTCCAGCCGGCTCTGGCGGCGCGGCTGGTGGACGAGCTGTTCGTCCTCAGTTCGTCTTGACTTCCTTCGCCAGCCCCAGCTTCTCGATCACCGCCTTCTCGCGCACCACCGTGTCCTGCGCGAACTTGGTGTAAGTCGCGGAGCTCATGTAGTTGGGCAGCATGTCGTAGCGGCCGAGCGCGGCCACGTAGCTCGGCTCTTCCATCGCCTGCTTGAAGGCGTCGTGCAGCTTCTTCACCACCTCGGGCGGCGTGCCCTTGGGTGCGCCGATGCCGAAGGGCGAGTTCTGGACCACGTCGTAGCCCAGTTCCTTCAGCGTGGGCGCGTCGGGGAACTTGGCCAGGCGCTTGTCGCCCCAGGTGTTCAGCACGCGCAGCTTGCCGGCCTCGACCTGCGGCGCGAAGCCGGTGCTGTCGGCGGCGGCCATCAGCTGGCCGCTGACCACGGCGAGCATCAGGTCGGCGCTGCCCTTGTAGGGCACGTGCTGCAGCTCGATGCCGGCCTTCTGCGCAACGATCTCGGTCGTCAGGTGCGGGCTGGTCAGCGTGCCGGTCGAGCCGTAGGTCAGCTTGCCGGGGTTGGCCTTGGCGTAGGCGACGAAGTCGGCCCAGGTCTTGAAGGGGCTGTTGGCGGGCACCACGATGCCGAAGGCATAGCCGGTGACGTTGATCACGTACGTGATGTCCTTCAGCGGGTCCCAGTTGATCTTGGTGGTGTAGCCGAGGCGGAACACACCGAGCGGAATCTGCGCCACGGTGTAGCCGTCGGGCTGCGAGGTCTGCAGCGCCTGCGCGGGCAGAGTGCCGCCGGCGCCGGGCTTGTTGTCGATGATCACTGGCTGGCCCAGGATCTTGCTCGCGTTGTCGGCGAGCTGGCGCATGGTGATGTCGGTGGGGCCGCCGGCGGGGAAAGCGATGACCAGCTTGATGGGCTTGGCCGGGAAGGCCTGGGCGAAGGCCGCCAGCGGAGAGACGAGGCCGCACGCGGCGAGCGTGGCGGCACAGAGAAAGGTGGAGCGGCGGAGCATGGCTGACTGGATCCTGACTAAAAGAAGCGCCAATTGGGCCTTGGCGGGTCGGCAAAGGCAATCGGGGCACCCCTGATTGCCCGCCTGAAACAAGGCCATTGCAGCGATCCGAGTCGCATGCGCGTCAGCTACGCCTGCGCGAAGCCTTCCAGCACGTTCACTGCGTTCACGCCCACGTCGTCGACCGCGTAGCCGCCCTCGAACACGAACACGGTCGGCAGGCCGGTGCGCGCGAGGTCTTCGCCCATGCGCAGGTAGTCGTCGCTTCCGAGCCTGAAGCCCGAGATGGGATCGCCCTCGAAGGTGTCGACGCCCAGCGAGACCACGAGCGCTCCCGCCTTCACCGCCGCGATGCGCTCGAGCGCGGTCTTGAGCGCGGCGCGCCAGGCCGCGAAGCCGGTGCCGCGCGGCAACGGCAGGTTGTGGTTGAAGCCCTCGCCGCGGCCGGCGCCGCGCTCGTCGGCATGGCCGAGGTAGTACGGGTAGTCGGTCAGCGGGTCGCCGTGCAGGCTGGCGAAGTGCACGTCGTCGCGGTCGTAGAAGATGGCCTGCGTGCCGTTGCCGTGGTGGTAGTCCACGTCGAGCACGGCCACGCGCCCGATGCCCGCGTCGCGCAGCGCCTGCGCGGCGACGGCGGCGTTGTTGAGGAAGCAGTAGCCGCCGAAGAAGTCGGGGCCGGCATGGTGGCCCGGCGGCCGCGTGAGCGCGAAGGCGGCGCGTTCGCCGCCGATAACGCGCTGCGCGGCCGTCCACGCGCACGCGGCACCGTGCCGCGACGCCGCCCAGCTGCCGGCCATCAGCGGCGTGCCGGCGTCGAACGAGAACAGCCCCATGCGCGCCGGAAAGCTTTTCGGCAGCACATCGGTGCGCATGCCGCGCGTCGGCCAGTACGAGGGCAACGCATCGCGCGTCGCGTTCGCAGGGTCCAGCGCCACCCATTCGTCCCAGGCATGCGCGATGAAGTCCAGGTAGCGCGGCGCATGCACCCTGGCCAGCAGCGCGTCGTCGAAGGCATCGGGCGCCTGCAGCGCGCCGAGCTTGCGGCGTTCCAGTTCGAGCTTCACGTGGTCGACGCGTGCCGGCACCTCGAAGCACGGCACGAGTTCGCCGCGGAACATCTCGACTTTGCCCTGGTGAAGAACGTGGCGGTCGTTGTAGATGGTGAGCATGGATCAGGAGAGGCCGGGCCGGCGCAGGTGAAGCCGCCGATCATGCCGCACGCCGCAGCACCGCGCGGCGCCTGCCCGAGGCCGTGAGGCCGAACAGGTCCTTCGGGTCGTCGAGCTCCGGCACCAGCGCGATCTGCTGGCCAATGCCGCGCTCGGTGGCGATGCGCTGGATGTAGCGCAGCGCGGTGTAGTCCTCGAGCGCGAAGCCGACCGAGTCGAACAGCGTGACCTGCCGCGGGCTCTCGCGGCCCGGCACTTCGCCCAGCAGCACGCGCCACAGCTCGTGCACGGGAAAGTCCGCGGCCGCCTGCTGGATCTCGCCTTCCACGCGGGTCTGCGGTTCGTACTCGACGAACACCTTCGCCAGCGGCAGCACATCGGGATGCAGCTCGGTCTTGCCGGGCGAGTCGCCGCCCACCGCGTTGATGTGCATGCCCGGTTCGATCATCCCGGGCGTGAGCACGGCCGCATGGCCCTGGTAGGCGGTGATGGTGGTG encodes:
- a CDS encoding ABC transporter permease, which codes for MLQYRTAALAGFATQCWWGGIKVMVFAAFYGGTAIAGASSPMSLEQAITYTWLAQGLLVLLPWLGDPEVAQAVRTGAVAYDRLRPVDAYALWFARSAGWIAARLLPRVALMAAFAAVALPLAGLGAWAWQPPTGVAAGVAFLVSVVLALLLSTAMVMLLNVAMTAALNERGINAVATPVVIVFSGNVLPLALLPDAWQGALLVQPLAGLMDIPARLYFGQLAGWNALGGLALQCVWIVVCVTAGRFAMQRTMRSLQVQGG
- a CDS encoding ABC transporter ATP-binding protein produces the protein MPHIAVDRLLKTYRISERDPGVMGALRGLVQRRHRTVEALSGVSFSLERGELLGFIGPNGAGKSTTIKILAGILRPDGGRVTVDGRDPFVDRERHVARIGVVFGQRTQLWWDLPVGDGFDLLRDIYRVDAARYRRTRDELVALLNLERVLDQPVRQLSLGQRMRAEIAAALLHEPDILFLDEPTIGLDAPSKLAVRDFVRRANRERGTTVLLTTHDMHDIEALARRVIIIGHGRVLADSPVEALRAQVMAERRLVVDFAQDAELPAQVDGAKVHSRDGQTLVLDFDPSVTTAPALIARIAGAHAVEDIRLEGLAIEAVIARFYAMHGAAEA
- a CDS encoding HAD-IIB family hydrolase; this translates as MLPLSRWDAAARAALVGVFTDIDDTLTHEGAITPDALLALGALKAAGLAVVAITGRPVGWSMPFAGTWPVDAIVAENGAVALLPAANKKIEKKYRQDAATRAANFVRMQSVLARIEREIPGAARATDSPGRETDIAIDHSEFVRLDDATVARVVALMRGEGMHATVSSIHINGWYGDNDKLEGARWITRELWGRTLDDEMDRWAYVGDSTNDQLMFRSFAHSIGVANVARFVPQLEHLPRYVTQAERGTGFAEAARAVLSAREAR
- a CDS encoding porin; the protein is MKKSLLVLAALAACGAASAQSTVTLFGVVDAAVRNVSNKSVSTNPFGLGYSVKTSRTELANSGLSSSRLGFRGVEDLGGGLSASFWLEAPITNDDGATGVANFTRRSTVSLAGSFGEIRLGRDKTTTVLNEEQFDPFGDTGIGGSLIIDANETSVSGTGYGSNSTYKRAGNMVQYYLPRNLGGFYGNVAYALHENTRTSGDFITAGTPNTGRHIGGRFGYAAGPLDVAASYAQNDTSFTTGTGAAAVARPGKIKTFNLGATYDFGVAKLYGEYSRSKDQRDPLNLFTVVPDVDLTGYLIGVTVPIGPGQIRASYSRVKYDFNRAPVFFGVNPADPKADKFAIGYVHNLSKRTALYATIARVSNKNGAGLTVGAGPSYTTAFNGASLQPKTSTGYEFGIRHAF
- a CDS encoding MFS transporter, translating into MPSTCPDLAAAAVAARAKPRRLPEGAAFALLAAVLFAFFFAASAPTPLFVVFQHAWHFSSSMLTVAFAIYAIALLVSLLVAGSLSDHIGRRPVVLAALVLQAAAMGLFLLAQGIGGLIVARVVQGVATGIASGALSAAVVEAAPAARKRLGALITSVSPLAGLAVGALLTGMAVKWSVQPVVLVFGVLGVVFALGAAVVLWMPETVTPRPGALASLVPRVSIPAKARGEFVRGLPVLIVVWALGGLFLSLAPSLMLHVFSVDNGVVNGLTVTVLSGMGAIAPTLLGRLAAPRPAIVGMASIAAGLVLLLASLATRSLALFFVGTAVAGVGFGGAFSALVQTLAPLAQPHERGELFAAIFVVSYLAFSLPAMLAGFLVAPLGLLATVQGYAAVLLAIAAFGTWSQVGVLRGGKMNA
- a CDS encoding TetR/AcrR family transcriptional regulator → MNDVTQSPSPHKRPGGRSAQVQALVRTALEELVAEQGRDRVTVPAVAERAGVSASSIYRRWGDLQGLLAETATHRLDPDRPLPDTGDLRADLEAWARELIEHLAKPCNTSLLKAAAALANGTEDTDCLRNRRREALMLVEQARGRGERAPQPQQVIDHLIAPIVFRLVFGGDPVQPALAARLVDELFVLSSS